gtagcaaagtggaccaagatcagtcatgagaAACTGAtcgcgaaggcgagccttaacaaaggcaatatAGTCAcagtcgtcaccagtgatgatcatgtcatcaacatagaggaggagaagagtccgaccacgaggagacgtgtgaacaaacaactCGGGATCATGATCACTCgggatcatgtcatcaacatagaggaggagaagagtccgaccacgaggagacgtgtgaacaaacaactcgggatcatgatcactgggcaagaaaccagctgcagtcaccacagaggcgaagcgctcaaaccaggcatgaggagcctgtttaagaccatagagggagcggcgaagtctacagaccataccatcaggagcgtagtaccccggtggtggctgcatataaacctcctcacgcaactcaccattgagaaaggcgttctgaacatcaagttgagagatagaccactgGCGAACAGAAGCCACAATAAGaagagtgcggacagtggtcatgtggccacaggagcgaatgtctGATCATAATCGCGcccctgctcctgctgaaaaccacgagccacaagacgagctttgtagtgctcaagagaaccatcggagcgagtcttaaccttgtagacccacttgcaggtgatgggacggacaccggaagggaggggaaccagatcccatgtgccCTCGGCGGTAAGAACATTAACAGGTGAATCAAGAGGTCGGAGAGAAGACAGCACAGAAGAATCGGAAGACATATGAAAGgaagctccagaatccagaacccacgaggatgtacctgactgtgtagaggccTGTGGTGGTGTAGAAGGGGGTGCAGTCATAGCAGCAGCTGAACCAGTCGACGAGGAGCCAGAGGAGGCAAATAGACGCTTGAGGCGtacaatgtcctggtcagtgagtgactGAGTCGAGGAAGATACAGGAGTGCCACTGGAAGAGGAGCGTCTCTGGTCTCGCTTCTTCTGGCgacaatcagactctgggtgacctgaCCGGGAGCAGTAACCGCAAAAAGTGTCACGGCGCGACGTACTCTTCTCAGCATAAAGAAGACGGCTCACCCCCCTGAAGGAGTGGGTAGGAGTGGTGGAGCAGTGAGGCGAGCAGATGACACAGGAGCCCGGGTAGCCAACACTGACCCAGCAGAGCGAAGacgggtctcctcagcacgaagctcagcaagcacctccgagataggaacacgaccaTGAGCAAGCAAGTGAGCCCGACGGGGCTCAAACTCGGTGCGGAGACGAAATAAGAACTCATGAACCCTCTGAAACTCCAAGTCAGACCGCGTAGTCTGACAGCAACGGCAAGTGCCACAAACAACAGTCCTCAGTgagtcaagctgacgccagatggcagagcactgtgaaaagaactcatcaacagacgagtcaccctgctgaagagcatgctcctgacgcaccacagaAAGGTATAGAGCATCGCCAGAGGGCTGATAACGCTGACAAAGATAGGACCAAATCGCTGCAACAGTGCCGAGGCCCATGAACTCCgaagcaaactgagggaggacactCGCAGTGAGGATAACAGCagctcgagcatcatcattgcaccactgagtataagcagacagatcatcccgGTAGACAGAAAGAGCATCAGAATATGCAGATACCTGTTGATCATAAGCATCCACTGCAGCATCATCTAGAGTCTTGGCGGCATCCCGgtcagcctgagaagcatcagcagcaagaaccggcggcacTGATGGGATTGGGGCCACTGGTGCAACAGGGCATGGCGGACAAGGGACCTCGCCAGAGAGAACACCCCACAAAAGGAGGCCACGCATATGGATGCGCATAAAGCCCacaaactcagcatagttggtgccatcgaagatcaccgaGCACCGAGGAACGGCGACATAGCCCGAAGAGGACATGAAGAAGTCTCTCTGCAGTTTTTTTTTGAAGTCAACGGACCTAGAAGaactcgatctggatcgggatcaagCGGGATCGAGGGGATCGAACACCCACTCGATGGATCGATCGCCCGCTCGTGGGAAAGTCCCACGCGCTCACGGGAGGAGTTGGAGAGAGCGCTCGCTcgcggagaggggggggggggtcgatccAAAAGGGGATCGAGAGCCCGCAGCTCCCGCAGCGACCAGGCGAGCAGCAGCCAAGCGGGCAGCGCCCGCAGCACGAAGGAGGCGAGAAGGGCAGCGCCCGCAGCAGCCAGAGGAGCCAAGCGAGGCGGGCCGGACAGAGCTGGAGGGAGAGGCAGCGGCCAGATGGCCGGAGACAGCCTGCGGCGACCGGAGGCAAGTAGGCTAGGATCGAGATGCACGGAGTTGCAACGTGCGGGAGGAGGGAGCTAGCCTAgcaactgataccatgttagataATGAGCAACTGACTTTACTAATGGCCAATGACCAGTACATATACAGATGTGGTAAAGTGCAGAAAAGCCCCTTATACAATGAGGATGTACACAAtgaactatacacatctaacaataTGCATGGACAAGAAACATAAATAATCCCTGATCTAAAGGCTCTTGTATTTCTTtgcagagggagtactacataCATAGATAATGGGACATGATCACCTTCTCTGATGAAGTTTGGGAAATCATCAGGTGCACGGTTGGCTTCCTGGATTTTCTTGTTCTGCTGAAGCAAGCGTCTTTCATCATAAGGATttatggtcttggtcttggcgtggGCGGAGAAAGGCAGTGAGAGTGTGGGCGTAGCCAGGAGCAGAGCAAGAACCGCCCGCCTCCCGATCTTGAGCTCATCATTCCTGTCTCCACCCAAGACACTGGATTGTTTGCATTAACAAAATCAGGTCAAATACAACACAAGATATAACGATGAAATGTgcgtattttctttttttttttctagAGCAGAATAGCTCTGTTTACCAAACAGGCAAGGCTAGcgaccaacacacacacacacacacacatagggatacatacatgaaaaaaatcaaaataaaatgagaAGGAGGGTCTAAATTTGTTGAGAGGTGAGGTAAAACAAAGTTGATGATTTACTACCATAATAGCCTCTTCCCGTGGCGCCTAGCAGCTGCGGATGCCGTCGTGGAACTGGACCTGGAGGGAGCAACCAGTCCTGCAAGAAAAGAAGCGCGAGAGAAATGAGCAAATGAAGAGCTCGTTCATGGagatggaggggaggggaggggaggcctcACGGCTGCAAGAGGATAGGGTGGAGCGGGAGGAGGACACCAGCTccatctccttctcctccaatcccACGCACTTGCTTTGAGCCTTTGACCCACCCCGCACTCGCACTCGCACTCACTCGCAGTCGCAGGTGAATGAAGAAgcacaaggaaggaaggaaggaaggaaggggataATTGAGCCAAAGAAACCGACGATGGGGTTTTTGGGTTCTGCCTGCGTACGTGAGCTCGGTGGACCGCGCCCAGCCATACACACATGCGGGCCAGGGGCCCCGCATGTCGGTGGCCAGAAGGGTATCTCTGTGGCTGGACCCCGCGCGGCGTGTCCGCGGCCATAAACCATCTCTCGATTCTCCTCACCCACCGCACCGCACCGCCCCGCCCGCCGGCTTCCAAGCGCAACCAGAAAAGCAAGCCATGTCGCGGTGGCGCACCGTCGCATCCCGCCTCTCCGCCCCCCACCTCCTCTCCAGGGCCTTCTCCAAGCCTCCGCCGCTTCTTCCCCAGCCTCTGTCTAGGACCTTCTCCAAGGCCGCCGCCACGTCGCACAGCCCTAGCGCGGCCTCCTCTGCCGGCCCGAGGCCCGAGGTACGGCCCGAAGCTCTCGCATCCCTGAGATGCCATTTTTGCCGCTTATTGTTGCGCTCAGGTGGGCTCATAGTGTGATCTGGCGGATTAGAACGGCCCCTGTCTCCAGGGCGGATCGCTGTTGCGAGTACCTACTGGGCTCGACGCATTCTAGGTCTGGGTTGCTCCATCACCACGTAGATTTGCAACATGGAATATGTTCATAGGCTTGATATGTGTGCTTCCGTCCTTCTGCAATGTAGATAGATTTCAAATTTTGTAAGGTTTTCTAAATGTCGTCTATTTCCTACAGTATTTTCGTTCATAGGACTGTGACTACCTAGCAACACTCGAATGTTTTCAAGAAATTGGGCGAAATCAAGTGATGTGTTTTTTAAGCTTTTGATCTACAAAGATGTGCACTTTGTGTGGATGTATGGAGAAATGGAAGGCTTTTATTGCAACATCCAACAAGTCTGTAAAGATGTGTGGATGTATGGAGAAATGGAAGGATTATATTGCAAagtccaacaagtttgttgctgacTTATACAGACTATTTTTTTTCCATTTAGTGATATTCATCGCTACTTAGTGTGTACTACCTATCTACCACACATGCTACAAAGGCTTAACTAATAACTAGAACTGATATCTGTAGCTCCTATATGCCTGTTGTTAAGGATGAATTCTTTCTTTTATAGGTCCGACTGAATTCTATGTTCCTGTCCAAGCCTTCTTCACTGGCACTGCCTCCTGATTCTCCTCTTAGAGCAGAAGATCCACACTATGAGGGAATTAAGCGCTTGATGCTCACACTGCTGCTGTTCTACAGTAAGCAAAGCAAGTCCATCAGAGGAGCAAACACTGTTTATCACCGCATCACTTCTCATGTTGACAAGCCTGATATCTATGAAGGTAACACCTTTGTACTTGGTGGTAAACTCGTTCCTTTTGCACTTTCAGCATTTCCTTGATCATTTCCTATTTGCTGTTTTTTTTTCTGTATTTCTGCTGCAATAAGATTTATGCATGTTCTGGTACTTCGTACTAAGAAAAAGATACCTCTGGTTGTCCATAATTTTCTGCATGGTTGATCTTAACATTAATTTTACAATGAGCACTTAATTTCTGATATTCTGAAGTGCATGGGAGTTATATAGATCCGTAATTATTCAGTTTGAGCTGTGCGGCAGAAATTAGCTTTCATTCTTCTCTGAACATACTAGTATCTTTAATGGTGAGAACCAGATAGGAGGATCATGTTTTTGCTTTGCCATTGAGGAGTTATATTTTCTGCTCTTAAAAGTAGGGTGCTTTCCTGAGGTTTTAATGAAGTGCCAGCTTGTTTTCCAAACGAAAGAATGAACTTTGTGTAATCCCGAAACAATATAATTTCTGATTGTACAAGTACTGAATTGCTGATTACTAGAGCATTAGTGTCCACTCAGTTGCATCATGTTCCCCAAATTGCATCACTGAACTACTTCTATCTTTTAGATCCGGTTTATAGAGGTACATTACATTTGCTATTTTTGTATGTTTATGGAAGGTAAAGAAATGCTTGTGCAATTGCATTCTTAGAGAGTATAAAGAATAATCCATTTGAATGTCATGTTGTGTGTTAAGGCTTTCTGTCAATAAACACTTACGGCTGATAAACATGAAGTGCTTTGTGAATTCTAGCCTCTTATTGTTAATGAAATTGGGCTGGGATATCGTGTCATTTGCGTTTAATTGAAGTTAACCACATCATTTCACTCCTttttatgtttgatatttatggaGACAGCAATTTCTGATGTCTCTCTTTTGCAGTGTTTCAGTTGGAGAAAACATTTAAAACAACATTTTCATTGCTTGTTCTCCATATGTGGCTCGTTCTACGTCGCTTGAAGGAAGAAGGAAAGGACGGTGTTAAATTTGGACAGTACATCTATGAAACTTACAATCATGATGTGGAGCTCAGAGTTTCTAAGGCTGGGGTAGGTCATCCATAATTCTGAAAAATTGATATATATCCGAGGTTAAATTATCCACACATCCTGTTATCCTAATTATTGAATCTGATGGTTTTAATCCTCCTTATTAATCGTCCTAATGAACGTTGATTAGCAACACACCATTACCATCATGTACATTTGATGCCAGACTTCTTTATACATTATCTGCTAGAGATGTTATACCCTAAGGGGATATAAAGTTTGCTGGTTGAACGCAAGAAGCTAAATAGTACTAGATTGTGCTTTCTTTGTCCACCAGTGTCAAAAAAGAACTGGAGAAATGCTCAACCTATCTAAATGGTACGTCTTCATTTGTGTATGCGATACACAGCTGGACACACTTATATAGAGAGCGGTCTAGCAAAGGAACCAAACTAGTGTATCGGCAGTGCATCATGCTTAGGTGCCATGCCATCAAACTATGGCACAACACATTAGTCAAACTTGGAAAGTGTGATCTATCTGGGGTTGGGACTTGTGGCAAGAAGCATAACCTACATGTTATTCCTAGTTCCCATTGGGATATATCAGCAAATGTTTGGATGTTTTATGATGTGAGTGGTGATGCACTTGGTTATTTATATTTCCAATTTGTTGTTGTACTGTCATTTTTTGCGTTGGCTGTATTTGCACTGGATATATTTGTACTGTACAGCCATTGTTCTGGCTGTAATCCTACTGTCATTTTTGCACAGGGTTGTTTATGGCACAGGGAGATGGAATCACCATAGTTTACGTACTCCCTCTTTTCAGAATATTTGAAGTTCtaggtttgtcctaagtcaaacttatttaagtttgaccaagtctaGCGAAAAATATGTTAACATCTACAAAACCTAATTTGTTTCATTAGATTGCTCacaaaatatattttcatattatatttgaTATTCTAGATATTAGTATATTTTTCTATATACTTGGTCAAACTTCAAATGTTTTCAAACGAGGGAGTGCTAGATTGAAAGGTTGAACTTGTGGCAGTTTGTTAACCCATTATCATGACTTACAAGTATATGGAACAAAAGTAGAACTTCGTTTTGCTTGTGAGGAAAAAGCTGGTATTATGTGTAAAATACTGAAAAGACATCACTATTTTTGTGTAATAAAAATGAATAATGCAACTAATCTTATAAAGCCTGGAATCCATAGTGTTGGTCATCTTTTCACTTCGTCTTGCATAATATGAAGACTGATTTCTCTTTATGCATGCTATTGTTTTTTGTTGTGAAAGTTCATGTGTGACATACTAGTGTGTCTACAGGTCAACTTGCTATTGACAAAATGGATGAAAGAGCTAGAAAAAATATTCTATGGGAACATTGTGAAATATGATACTGCAATAAGCCCAGAAGCAAGCCAGGATGATCTTGTAAATGTCATCTGGAGGTAATTGTTCAGTTACCTTCTCTAAATATGTAGCTGATTGTTTCATAAAGATGAAAAATAGGCAATCCATTATCCAAGGTCCCAACTAATTGCAAGATCCAGCCTCTCTTGTGGCTTTGTGATATAATACCTGATACAGGTCACATGGTCTTCTCCTATATAATAGGAGTAagaaaaatataataataaataaAGACACTAGTCTTAAATCATCTAGGCTGATGTTTGTTCAATATATTTATGGCACCTATCGACCAGAAGATAAAATATGTGTTATCTTATCTTAGTGATCAGCCATTGTTCTTATGAGGCCAGTTCATTATTGTCAAGGAAATTAAATACTTCCTGGAAAATAAATGTTTTATGAAGGAAAGCAGTAGTTCACTACAcctagtgtcaaaaatgctcttatattatgggacggagggagtattagttagCACTGCAGCTTTCTAACATCAAAGCGGCAACTTTCTGGTTATGGCACCATAGTAATTATGTGATGTAGCTGTGTAAATTGTGGACTGTATTTCTTTCATAATCTAGCACTGCCCTTATGTATGATAGTTACTTGTGTTGAATTGTTAGGAATGTGTACGCTGACGAAGGTTCAGAGCCTATGGACGCAGCTGCTACCCCTGCTGTCCAGGCAAGTTCCTTCTCTGATGGAGACAGCTTTAGAAAGTAGCTGATTACGTGCCATATTTTACAAAACCTAAGACTACCTGTTCTGTTGAATCTCAGGCATTGGCAAGATATACTCGGAGGGAGGCAACTTGCCTATCATTGACAGGTCAGTGTTGACTAATTCTCCCATCTCTATCTCCCATGCATGTGAGATACAAACACACTAGCTTTTCTTCTCGCTTTCCTTAAATTGAAAAACGTCTTGTTGAATATTAAACTGACTAAATTCTGCACTCCCTAAACTTTTCAACAACAGATAAAGAAGCTGTGTTCTCTGGCAACTTCAAGTTTACGACCGTTTTGCCAACCGTCCCCAGCCCAGTGAAGCGACGTCGATGAGCTTTGGCATTGGTAGATCAGTATTCCATATGAAGGCTGGCTGGTATACATGGACAAGGAAGACTGAAAGTCCTATCATCATTACAAATAATAGGAAATTTCCAGTATTTATTTATGCACGAATCTCAGCATTCGGGCCATTTTGGTGGCTACACCTGCCTCTAGCTAGGAATCTCCTTTATGTTTATCCTGTGTGAGCATTGCATTGATGGGCTGCCCTCTCGGAATAGAGCACACGGTGGAAACGTTTTCCTGGTTGAatgcttgtactccctccgttccaaaatagatgactcaactttatactaactttagtacaaagttgggtcatctattttggaacggagggagtagtattttaccATTTTCATTGCCGATTTGGACTTGAGATCATTCGCAATGTCGGTAACGGTGTATTGTCTGCATCACGAGCATGGTTTTGGTCTCGTGGGTGATCTGTGGAAACTGATTGTGAAACAAAGCATATTGGAGCCAATTCGTAATTGCTGAGAAAATTTCATCATCTCTTTGGTGTTTGAacttctaagggcatctccagccgcgcccccaacaggccccctcaGGCCACTTTTCCGGTTCGGatcttttttccgcccggcggtcacaggccgaacccggcgtgctggggagcagttgggggctccggcgatagggaaaagcacgcctggcccacaccgataggggaaaagtcaaggttttctttccCCGACTTGCCTCGCACCCTCCGCGCCCTCGGCCatcactagctatatcccggcgacggccgccgcctacttcgctagatagccattccccgccggaaaatagcagcgcttcgcagcggcagcccctcccacagcagctgggcgttttcggccgccgtttccggccgcggaggcgcggtttaacggcgggtacacgctcaccgagcgcaaggtgttcggcgttttgcctgtcttggtgatggactcggatgaggagaaagagctcgccgcgctgctggaggaggaagccgcggccgacgtccaggaagaagagcatctcatggtgctcgccgccctcgcccagctgctggcgagcaatgaaaagccgcggcgaggtggctcggcgccggggcgggtgaaagcaaagaaccggcatcgtctccaaggctactgcatgctctacttcgacgatgctccacttcatggcgagagaacatttcggcgccgttatcggatgagccgaaagctcttcctcaggattgtgaattccatccgagagtttgacaactacttcaagtgcaagatggattgcactggcgctcttggattcacctccatccagaagtgcacgacagcgatgaggatgcttgcatatggagctcccagtgattcactcggcgactatgggcgcatggccgagtccaccagc
The window above is part of the Triticum aestivum cultivar Chinese Spring chromosome 2A, IWGSC CS RefSeq v2.1, whole genome shotgun sequence genome. Proteins encoded here:
- the LOC123188473 gene encoding ubiquinol-cytochrome-c reductase complex assembly factor 1 gives rise to the protein MSVARRVSLWLDPARRVRGHKPSLDSPHPPHRTAPPAGFQAQPEKQAMSRWRTVASRLSAPHLLSRAFSKPPPLLPQPLSRTFSKAAATSHSPSAASSAGPRPEVRLNSMFLSKPSSLALPPDSPLRAEDPHYEGIKRLMLTLLLFYSKQSKSIRGANTVYHRITSHVDKPDIYEVFQLEKTFKTTFSLLVLHMWLVLRRLKEEGKDGVKFGQYIYETYNHDVELRVSKAGVNLLLTKWMKELEKIFYGNIVKYDTAISPEASQDDLVNVIWRNVYADEGSEPMDAAATPAVQALARYTRREATCLSLTDKEAVFSGNFKFTTVLPTVPSPVKRRR